A stretch of the Bdellovibrio sp. 22V genome encodes the following:
- a CDS encoding peptidylprolyl isomerase, with product MINILFSLLVAAPVHAEIVEKTVAIVNTELVLESDFKELEKKIGKPGLIDESLLFDKPASSLKGNRKAQLDYLINEALLQAEIKRLNLTVTSDRVEAELKDMAKRNNVSVADLPNIIRSQGITYDEYKAFLKDSIEKRALMDTEIISKLRISDEDALNEYLKTNPNNRPSIDEFSVAHIFFNPKKGGAEASLKRAETVLGKLRTGDSFDNLAQQFSEDPNFSAGGSLGTFKSGEFLPEIEEAISNLKVGETTPIVKSRMGFHIVKLTGKKLTPDPKFEKAKERIKAQLLEASFKRQLKSWLQSKRDESFVRINE from the coding sequence ATGATTAATATTCTCTTTTCTTTGCTAGTAGCGGCTCCTGTCCACGCTGAGATTGTGGAAAAAACTGTGGCTATCGTGAATACGGAACTCGTCCTAGAGTCTGACTTTAAAGAACTTGAGAAGAAAATTGGCAAGCCGGGTCTTATCGACGAGAGTCTTCTTTTCGACAAACCTGCATCCAGCCTTAAAGGAAATCGCAAAGCGCAACTTGATTACTTGATCAATGAAGCCCTTTTGCAGGCTGAAATCAAACGCTTGAACCTCACAGTGACAAGTGATCGCGTCGAAGCGGAATTGAAGGACATGGCAAAAAGAAACAACGTGAGTGTTGCGGATTTGCCTAACATCATTCGCAGCCAAGGCATCACGTATGACGAATATAAAGCGTTTCTTAAAGACAGTATTGAAAAACGCGCTTTGATGGATACAGAGATTATTTCAAAACTTCGTATCTCTGACGAAGATGCTTTGAATGAGTATTTAAAAACAAATCCAAACAATCGTCCTTCCATCGACGAATTCTCAGTAGCGCACATCTTCTTTAACCCGAAAAAGGGCGGAGCGGAAGCTTCGTTGAAACGTGCAGAAACTGTTTTGGGTAAGCTTCGCACGGGCGACAGCTTCGATAATCTTGCACAACAGTTTAGTGAAGATCCGAATTTTTCCGCAGGCGGCAGCCTCGGAACCTTTAAGTCCGGCGAGTTCCTTCCAGAGATTGAAGAGGCTATTTCAAACTTGAAAGTGGGCGAGACCACTCCCATTGTTAAGTCGCGCATGGGTTTTCATATCGTAAAACTCACGGGTAAAAAACTGACTCCGGATCCTAAGTTTGAAAAAGCAAAAGAGCGCATTAAGGCTCAGTTGCTTGAGGCGAGTTTCAAACGTCAACTTAAGAGCTGGTTGCAATCTAAGCGCGACGAATCTTTCGTTCGTATCAATGAGTAA
- a CDS encoding tetratricopeptide repeat protein yields the protein MIRIFLIVLVLGLTACSSQEEADFKQAEKEIAQEHYRIALGYLDRVIKRNAPTKYPLEAAREAARISFFEIKDFNKAIEYHHFIVLHSPDEKERLESQKQIAAIYFNNLQNYQRSIIEYSKLQQMPHTDFEAAQYKMNIARAQYYQNNFFQSESEIDSLLKLKSDDNTRFNALMLKGNILVARKDFGKAADIFKSLIQKYPEKAIQENVALTLAVCYEENFDFKSAIAVLEEHKSNYQPPEYIELRIKRLQERMKNAPGAKGFRK from the coding sequence ATGATCAGAATTTTTCTGATTGTTTTAGTGCTAGGACTCACCGCCTGCTCTTCCCAGGAAGAAGCAGATTTTAAACAAGCCGAAAAAGAGATCGCCCAGGAGCACTACCGAATTGCCCTGGGTTATCTTGACCGAGTTATCAAAAGAAATGCGCCGACGAAATATCCACTGGAAGCAGCTCGCGAAGCCGCGCGTATTTCATTCTTTGAAATCAAAGACTTCAATAAGGCGATTGAATACCATCACTTTATTGTTTTGCACTCTCCGGATGAAAAAGAGCGTCTTGAGTCGCAAAAGCAAATCGCGGCGATTTATTTTAATAATCTGCAGAATTATCAGCGCTCGATTATTGAGTATTCCAAACTGCAACAGATGCCTCACACGGATTTTGAGGCGGCTCAGTACAAAATGAATATTGCGCGTGCGCAGTACTATCAAAATAATTTTTTCCAATCTGAATCGGAGATCGATTCATTGCTGAAACTCAAAAGTGACGACAACACTCGATTCAACGCCTTGATGTTGAAAGGGAATATTCTTGTCGCACGAAAAGATTTTGGAAAAGCTGCGGATATCTTTAAAAGTCTTATTCAAAAATATCCGGAAAAAGCGATTCAGGAAAACGTCGCTCTGACCCTGGCAGTTTGTTACGAAGAAAATTTTGACTTCAAAAGTGCGATTGCCGTTTTAGAAGAGCATAAATCCAACTATCAACCTCCCGAGTATATCGAGCTTCGTATCAAACGTTTGCAAGAGCGTATGAAAAACGCTCCGGGTGCGAAAGGCTTCAGGAAGTAA
- a CDS encoding electron transfer flavoprotein subunit alpha/FixB family protein has product MGKILVFAEQTNGKLKRSSIELLQAAAKSGNTVVAVVFGSHAGDVTAAIGHNGANEVHVVKDAALDAYNPELFTANIAAIVEKVQPSILLASASSTGRDLFPRVAARLNTGIASDCTELNISGDNVTATKPMYSGKCFAKANFENSSVKIVLMRANQLPVAAADTAKSANVVEQAAVKPDLKTLIKEVVKGASEKLDLTEANVIVSGGRGLKEAGNFKMLHDLADVLGATVGASRAVVDAGWVGHGMQVGQTGKTVAPTLYIAVGISGAIQHLAGMSGSKVIVAINNDPNAPIFQKATYGIVGDAFEIVPKLTEEFKKALHH; this is encoded by the coding sequence ATGGGAAAAATATTAGTTTTTGCTGAACAAACAAACGGTAAACTTAAACGCAGCTCTATTGAACTTTTGCAGGCGGCGGCGAAATCTGGAAACACAGTTGTTGCTGTTGTTTTCGGTTCTCACGCGGGCGATGTTACTGCGGCCATCGGTCATAACGGTGCTAACGAAGTTCACGTCGTTAAAGACGCGGCTTTGGATGCCTACAATCCTGAACTTTTCACAGCGAACATCGCTGCGATTGTTGAAAAAGTACAGCCTTCGATTCTCTTGGCTTCTGCTTCTTCAACAGGACGTGATTTGTTCCCGCGCGTAGCCGCTCGCTTGAACACAGGTATTGCGAGTGATTGCACAGAGCTTAATATCTCTGGCGACAACGTAACGGCAACTAAGCCTATGTACTCTGGTAAATGTTTTGCGAAAGCAAACTTTGAAAACAGCTCTGTAAAAATCGTTTTGATGCGTGCAAATCAACTTCCAGTTGCTGCCGCTGACACCGCAAAATCTGCGAACGTTGTAGAACAAGCGGCTGTTAAACCGGATCTTAAAACTTTGATTAAAGAAGTTGTTAAAGGTGCAAGCGAGAAACTTGATTTGACTGAAGCGAATGTCATCGTAAGCGGCGGCCGCGGTTTGAAAGAAGCGGGCAACTTTAAAATGCTTCACGATCTCGCGGATGTTTTGGGCGCGACAGTAGGTGCTTCACGTGCCGTTGTTGACGCGGGTTGGGTTGGACACGGAATGCAAGTGGGTCAAACTGGTAAAACAGTCGCTCCAACATTGTACATCGCTGTCGGCATTTCTGGCGCGATTCAACACTTGGCAGGTATGAGCGGTTCAAAAGTGATCGTTGCGATCAACAATGATCCAAATGCTCCTATCTTCCAAAAAGCCACTTACGGTATCGTGGGTGACGCTTTTGAAATCGTTCCTAAACTTACAGAAGAGTTCAAAAAAGCTCTTCACCACTAA
- the atpB gene encoding F0F1 ATP synthase subunit A, which produces MSFNWTQLIPGVGHEYAHVATLGAATVATVAIGVAARASLGKGEVAVLPASKFSLRGIMEMLTEMMSGLADMVIGEHGKHYVPFFTSVFFFILLNNLIGMIPGMTPATENINTTFGFGVLMFLFYNFQGVKENGIFAYLKHFMGPVLFLAPLMFVIELVSHMVRPFSLGLRLANVMMGDHTVLSVFLDLVPIGVPIPFYIMGLFVCFVQAFVFTLLSMVYVAFAIAHDH; this is translated from the coding sequence ATGTCGTTTAACTGGACACAATTGATTCCTGGTGTAGGTCACGAGTACGCACACGTTGCAACTCTTGGCGCTGCTACTGTTGCTACTGTCGCTATCGGCGTTGCTGCTCGCGCATCACTTGGTAAAGGTGAAGTTGCAGTTCTTCCTGCTAGCAAATTCTCTCTTCGTGGCATCATGGAAATGTTGACGGAGATGATGTCAGGTCTTGCTGACATGGTTATCGGCGAACACGGCAAACACTATGTTCCGTTCTTCACTTCAGTTTTCTTTTTCATCTTACTTAACAACTTGATCGGTATGATTCCAGGTATGACTCCTGCGACTGAGAACATCAACACGACATTCGGTTTCGGTGTTTTGATGTTCTTGTTCTACAACTTCCAAGGTGTGAAAGAAAACGGCATCTTCGCTTACCTTAAGCACTTCATGGGCCCGGTTCTTTTCTTGGCACCTTTGATGTTCGTGATTGAACTTGTTTCACACATGGTTCGTCCGTTCTCATTGGGTCTTCGTCTTGCGAACGTTATGATGGGTGACCACACAGTATTGTCTGTGTTCTTGGATCTAGTACCAATTGGTGTACCGATCCCATTCTACATCATGGGATTGTTCGTATGTTTTGTTCAGGCTTTTGTATTTACATTGCTTTCAATGGTCTACGTGGCATTCGCGATTGCACACGATCACTAG
- a CDS encoding peptidyl-prolyl cis-trans isomerase, with the protein MKSLKSPAKTGLLTFLGLTLTLSLVGCPSSYQKISTKPVEKVNDHVLTSKQFANQLARRLRNFDALAAKDPNNIHRVKEEILKDFLVKSLTLDWARAQSIVITESTLDKEVDKLRANYPDDLSFRRALAQENLSFSEWREELRYSLVEKEVFKKINEKVKPPTDEEIKRYYEDNKDRFKRKERIYIRQIVVDEDAKADAIKVDLKTNEFSELAKKYSITPEAKTGGVVGWIEKGSVDYFDPLFTAGSGVQTVKSPFGVHLIRVEKKAPATTLPLEEVKSQIIRALRAQREQAEYVAWLDAQLRSSKVLKDYDLMNSIKVDTRGTND; encoded by the coding sequence ATGAAATCTCTAAAGAGCCCCGCTAAGACGGGGCTTTTGACTTTTTTGGGCCTTACTTTAACTCTGTCTTTGGTGGGTTGCCCTTCCAGTTACCAAAAGATCTCTACGAAACCCGTAGAGAAAGTGAACGATCACGTCCTGACCTCCAAACAGTTCGCCAATCAATTAGCGCGTAGACTTCGTAACTTCGATGCACTTGCCGCAAAAGACCCCAATAACATCCACCGCGTGAAAGAAGAGATCCTTAAAGACTTCTTAGTTAAAAGTCTTACGCTTGATTGGGCGCGCGCACAGAGCATTGTCATTACGGAATCGACTCTGGATAAAGAGGTGGATAAGTTGCGAGCGAATTATCCTGACGACCTTTCGTTCCGCAGAGCTTTGGCGCAGGAAAACCTCTCGTTTTCCGAATGGCGCGAAGAACTTCGTTATTCTCTAGTTGAAAAAGAAGTTTTCAAAAAGATCAACGAGAAGGTCAAACCTCCGACGGACGAAGAAATTAAACGTTACTACGAAGACAATAAAGACCGCTTCAAACGCAAAGAGCGTATTTACATTCGCCAAATCGTTGTCGATGAGGATGCGAAAGCGGACGCCATTAAGGTCGATCTAAAAACGAACGAGTTTTCGGAGCTGGCAAAGAAATATTCCATCACTCCTGAAGCAAAAACGGGCGGTGTTGTTGGCTGGATTGAAAAAGGTTCTGTCGATTACTTCGATCCTCTTTTTACCGCAGGATCTGGAGTACAAACTGTTAAAAGTCCTTTTGGCGTGCATCTGATTCGCGTTGAAAAGAAAGCTCCGGCGACGACTCTTCCCCTGGAAGAAGTTAAATCACAGATTATTCGCGCTTTGCGCGCACAACGCGAGCAGGCAGAATACGTGGCTTGGCTTGATGCTCAGCTCAGAAGTAGTAAAGTCTTAAAAGACTACGATTTGATGAATTCCATTAAGGTAGATACACGAGGAACCAATGATTAA
- a CDS encoding 4-hydroxythreonine-4-phosphate dehydrogenase PdxA produces the protein MSKVRIALTTGDVDGIGFEVTAKALHHLGPQKNAQLILWRSENVDKRYLRLIDQKFERITVDSLEEALKIDGPYLVDIASDLSPAHWVEISAKACLAKKIDGIATAPLSKTSIKEAGFKDLGHTDILKRLSKSHFVNMGFVGSKFNVVLTTAHIPVAKISKSLNFKILSESLLNANDLRKKLPANQQKKPIAILGLNPHAGEKGLIGTEELSLFPHIKDFARDNKIPVDGPLVPDAAFFPTNWKKYSVYLALYHDQGLIPFKTIHGQDSGVHMTLGIPFVRTSVDHGTAKDIFGQNKANPHSMIDAIRWAIKLARL, from the coding sequence ATGAGTAAAGTTAGAATTGCTCTTACCACGGGTGATGTCGATGGCATTGGCTTTGAAGTCACTGCCAAAGCCTTGCATCACCTCGGCCCGCAAAAGAACGCACAATTAATCCTTTGGCGTTCTGAAAACGTCGACAAAAGATATCTTCGTCTTATTGATCAAAAGTTCGAGCGAATCACAGTTGATTCATTAGAAGAGGCTTTAAAGATTGATGGACCTTATCTTGTCGACATCGCTTCGGATCTTTCACCAGCTCACTGGGTTGAGATCAGCGCGAAGGCTTGTCTCGCGAAAAAAATCGACGGTATCGCAACGGCGCCTTTATCAAAAACTTCAATCAAAGAGGCCGGATTTAAAGATCTTGGTCACACAGATATTTTAAAGCGTCTTTCTAAAAGCCATTTCGTAAATATGGGATTTGTCGGAAGTAAGTTTAACGTCGTGTTAACGACGGCCCATATTCCTGTTGCTAAAATTTCTAAGAGTTTGAATTTCAAAATTCTTTCCGAGTCCTTACTGAATGCCAATGACCTGCGAAAGAAACTTCCTGCCAATCAACAAAAGAAACCTATCGCGATTTTGGGCTTAAACCCGCACGCCGGAGAAAAAGGTTTGATCGGCACAGAAGAATTGTCCTTATTTCCGCACATCAAAGACTTCGCAAGGGATAATAAGATTCCCGTGGATGGCCCCCTCGTTCCTGACGCCGCATTTTTTCCTACGAATTGGAAAAAGTATTCGGTCTATCTTGCGCTCTATCACGATCAGGGTCTTATTCCTTTTAAAACAATTCATGGCCAAGACAGCGGAGTCCACATGACTCTCGGTATTCCTTTCGTCCGCACCAGTGTAGATCACGGGACGGCGAAGGATATTTTCGGTCAAAACAAAGCCAATCCACATTCCATGATTGATGCCATTCGCTGGGCGATAAAATTAGCTCGACTGTAG
- a CDS encoding AtpZ/AtpI family protein, with protein sequence MKKYIIFASMGFELVGLILGCFYLGQFLDQKYQTKGLIFVGLTFAALIGWLWRVIWLLRKLQKEEEKNSDSDKP encoded by the coding sequence ATGAAGAAGTATATAATTTTTGCATCCATGGGCTTTGAACTTGTCGGTTTGATCTTGGGATGTTTTTACCTAGGGCAATTCCTCGATCAGAAGTATCAAACGAAGGGACTTATTTTTGTGGGTCTTACGTTTGCGGCTTTGATTGGTTGGCTTTGGAGAGTCATTTGGCTGCTTCGCAAGCTGCAAAAAGAGGAAGAGAAAAACTCAGATTCCGATAAACCCTAG
- a CDS encoding ATP synthase F0 subunit C: MKKMIVAMVALLASVSAFAQDAAPAATEAAASVATDRGLVAIAAAIAIALSVFAGAMAQGKTASTALDGIARNPAASGKLLIPMILGLALIESLVIYALIIALRLA; the protein is encoded by the coding sequence ATGAAAAAAATGATCGTTGCTATGGTTGCTTTGTTGGCTTCTGTATCTGCATTCGCACAAGACGCTGCTCCAGCTGCTACTGAAGCTGCTGCTTCTGTTGCTACTGACCGCGGTTTGGTTGCTATCGCAGCTGCTATCGCTATCGCATTGTCTGTATTCGCAGGTGCAATGGCTCAAGGTAAAACAGCTTCTACAGCTCTTGATGGTATCGCTCGTAACCCAGCAGCTTCTGGTAAACTATTGATCCCAATGATCTTGGGTCTAGCTCTTATTGAGTCTCTAGTTATCTACGCGTTGATCATCGCTCTTCGTTTGGCGTAA
- a CDS encoding peptidylprolyl isomerase: MKLFISILLLISATSYAQKSTEVVAQVGKKSITVEEFNKKYNEVKSQTINPPSKELFLEDLIRYEVGLQEAEKRNLQKDPIVQERFNQEMYKALLEKEIGPRIQKIQVSDKEMQAWYAKNPELRTSHILIEFKPGATAAQVAEAKKRATEIYDEVKKSKRPFEELVKLYSDDALSKQAGGDIGWQSRVTLVPGYYEAAASMKVGEIKGLIETQFGFHIIKLTGKRSFENANKRQIRAAVFDEKRKQIFNDYFDRLKKSYTIKENKSAIR; the protein is encoded by the coding sequence ATGAAACTTTTTATCAGCATCTTGTTGCTCATCTCTGCGACTTCCTACGCTCAAAAATCCACAGAAGTGGTGGCTCAGGTTGGCAAAAAATCTATCACGGTTGAAGAGTTCAACAAAAAATACAACGAAGTAAAATCGCAAACAATCAATCCACCTTCTAAAGAGCTTTTCTTGGAAGATTTGATTCGTTACGAAGTAGGTTTGCAAGAAGCCGAAAAGCGTAATTTGCAGAAAGATCCTATCGTACAAGAGCGCTTCAACCAGGAAATGTACAAGGCATTGCTTGAAAAAGAAATTGGACCTCGCATTCAAAAGATCCAAGTTTCTGACAAAGAAATGCAAGCTTGGTATGCGAAAAATCCTGAGCTTCGTACAAGCCACATCTTGATTGAATTCAAGCCGGGCGCAACGGCGGCGCAAGTCGCTGAAGCAAAAAAACGCGCGACGGAAATTTATGACGAAGTTAAAAAGAGTAAAAGACCGTTTGAAGAACTTGTAAAACTTTATTCAGACGACGCTCTTTCGAAACAAGCCGGCGGTGATATCGGCTGGCAATCTCGTGTAACACTTGTTCCTGGATATTATGAGGCGGCAGCGTCTATGAAGGTCGGTGAAATCAAGGGGCTCATCGAAACTCAATTCGGCTTCCACATCATCAAGTTGACAGGCAAGCGCAGCTTTGAAAACGCAAATAAGCGCCAAATCAGAGCCGCTGTTTTCGATGAAAAAAGAAAACAGATCTTCAACGACTATTTCGATAGATTGAAAAAGTCGTACACAATCAAAGAAAACAAGAGTGCGATCAGATAA
- a CDS encoding phosphomannomutase/phosphoglucomutase: MFQPVIFREYDIRGVYNGQFDDNFAYLLGRAYIVYMKDVAGVSNPTIALGHDARESSPAIIRNLAKGMMESGAKVIHLGLVTTPVCYFSTFELKGVNGAIQVTGSHNPPEYNGFKISVGKGTIFGAEIQKLRQIIDKGQFIDGKGSEETFDIKPMYYERYHKEFGEIKNVKVVLDCGNGAGGSVVRGLFNAVGLNPTILFEEPDGKFPNHHPDPTVEENLEDLKKQVLKEGAVAGIGFDGDADRIGVVDHTGKMVYGDELMVIISRAILETQKGAKIIGDVKCSDRLYQDVAKHGGQPIMWKTGHSLVKEKIKVEKAPFGGEMSGHVFFADRNYGYDDAPYAALRLVEILAKTGKTIPQLLEGLPPSFNTPEIRIDTTEEKKVLIVEKMIEAFPDKPGTDYKVDFTDGIRLSFADGWALCRSSNTQPVVVVRYESTTQAGLDKIRNRVEAVVNKYL, encoded by the coding sequence ATGTTCCAACCTGTCATTTTTAGAGAATACGATATTCGCGGTGTCTATAACGGACAATTCGACGATAACTTCGCATACCTCCTTGGCCGCGCTTATATCGTTTACATGAAAGACGTCGCAGGCGTCAGCAATCCAACAATTGCTCTTGGTCACGATGCGCGCGAAAGCTCTCCAGCTATCATCAGAAATCTTGCAAAAGGTATGATGGAGTCGGGTGCTAAAGTTATTCACTTGGGTCTTGTAACGACTCCTGTTTGCTATTTCTCAACATTTGAGTTGAAGGGTGTTAACGGAGCCATTCAAGTTACAGGTTCGCACAATCCACCCGAATACAACGGTTTTAAAATCTCTGTCGGCAAAGGCACTATCTTCGGCGCGGAGATCCAAAAGCTTCGCCAGATCATCGACAAGGGACAATTCATCGACGGCAAAGGCTCTGAAGAAACATTCGATATCAAACCGATGTACTACGAGCGCTACCATAAAGAATTCGGCGAGATCAAAAACGTAAAAGTCGTTTTGGATTGTGGTAATGGAGCCGGTGGTTCCGTTGTTCGCGGTTTGTTCAACGCCGTCGGTTTGAATCCGACGATTCTTTTCGAAGAGCCAGACGGGAAATTTCCAAATCACCATCCAGACCCGACAGTTGAAGAAAACTTGGAAGATCTTAAAAAACAAGTTCTTAAAGAAGGCGCAGTTGCTGGTATCGGTTTCGACGGAGACGCCGACCGTATCGGGGTTGTCGATCATACTGGAAAAATGGTTTACGGTGACGAGTTGATGGTCATCATTTCCCGCGCGATTCTTGAAACACAAAAAGGTGCAAAGATCATTGGCGACGTAAAGTGCTCTGATCGTTTGTACCAAGACGTTGCAAAACATGGCGGTCAACCGATTATGTGGAAGACGGGGCACTCTTTGGTGAAAGAAAAAATCAAAGTAGAAAAAGCTCCATTCGGTGGAGAAATGTCCGGTCACGTATTCTTCGCGGATCGCAACTACGGGTATGACGATGCTCCTTACGCAGCTTTGCGCTTGGTAGAGATCTTGGCGAAAACAGGAAAAACAATTCCGCAATTGCTTGAAGGTTTGCCACCATCATTCAACACACCAGAAATCCGCATCGACACAACAGAAGAGAAAAAAGTTTTGATCGTGGAAAAAATGATCGAGGCTTTTCCGGATAAACCAGGCACAGACTACAAAGTTGATTTCACTGACGGCATCCGCTTAAGTTTTGCAGACGGCTGGGCTCTTTGCCGCTCATCCAACACACAACCAGTTGTCGTCGTTCGCTACGAATCCACAACTCAAGCCGGCCTCGACAAAATCCGCAACCGCGTAGAAGCCGTAGTAAACAAGTACCTCTAA
- a CDS encoding lysophospholipid acyltransferase family protein produces MFRKYILPIIVFAFYRTLSWTWRVRVIEPDSLANSLEQKNPVVLAHWHGDELALLSIVKRYRIATIASQSKDGELMATVLKWLGAKTSRGSSTRGGVQALKGLLRLVKDGGNCSFAVDGPKGPLHKVKPGVFELSRMINGPIYAAGVACDRAIHFPKSWNKTFLPKPFAKVIIYWVGPRVAVTREEDPRNPDLALELEALLHHARQQALKFIADNDA; encoded by the coding sequence GTGTTTAGAAAGTATATTCTTCCGATTATTGTGTTTGCATTCTACCGAACCCTCTCATGGACATGGAGGGTTCGGGTTATCGAGCCGGATTCTCTGGCAAACTCTCTTGAACAAAAAAATCCTGTTGTTTTAGCTCACTGGCATGGTGATGAGCTCGCGCTTCTTTCGATCGTTAAGCGTTATCGTATCGCTACGATTGCTTCGCAATCCAAAGACGGTGAGCTGATGGCGACTGTACTTAAATGGTTGGGCGCGAAAACCAGTCGCGGGTCGTCTACACGTGGAGGAGTTCAAGCTCTTAAAGGTCTTTTGCGTTTAGTAAAAGACGGGGGAAATTGCAGCTTTGCAGTTGATGGCCCTAAGGGTCCGTTACACAAAGTGAAACCCGGTGTTTTTGAACTTTCACGTATGATTAACGGTCCGATTTATGCGGCCGGCGTCGCGTGTGATCGCGCGATTCATTTTCCTAAATCATGGAATAAAACTTTTCTTCCCAAACCTTTTGCGAAGGTCATTATTTATTGGGTCGGACCTCGTGTCGCCGTCACTCGCGAAGAGGATCCAAGAAACCCAGACCTTGCTCTAGAGTTAGAAGCTCTTTTGCACCACGCGAGACAGCAAGCTCTTAAATTCATTGCGGATAATGATGCCTAG